AGCGGCATCTCGGTCATCACGCTGCAGTTTGCGCTGGACGTGCCGCTGGGCGTGGCCGAACAGGAAGTGCAGGCGGCCATCAGCGCCAGCGATTCGCTGCTGCCCAACGACTTGCCCACCCCGCCCGTGTACCGCAAGGTCAACCCGGCGGACGTGCCGATCCTGACGCTGGCCGTCACATCGGATTCCCTGCCCCTGCCCAAGGTCTACGATCTGGTGGACACGCGCATGACGCAGCGGCTGTCGCAGCTGTCGGGCGTGGGCATGGTCAGCCTGGCGGGCGGACAGCGCCCGGCCGTGCGCGTGCAGGTCAATCCGATGGCGCTGGCCGCGCGCGGCCTGCAGTTGTCGGACGTGCAGGAGGCGATCGCCAAGGCCAATTCCAATCAGCCCAAGGGCAGTTTTGACGGCCCCGTGCGGTCCGTCATCATGGACGCCAACGACCAGTTGCAGAGCGCCGAGGAATACCGCGACCTGATCGTCGCCTGGAAGAATGGCGCGCCGGTACGGCTGGGCCAGATCGCAACCGTGGAGGACGGTGCCGAGGACCGCTACCTGGCCGCGTGGGTCGACAAGCAGCCCGCCGTGCTGGTGAACATTCAGCGTCAGCCCGGCGCCAACGTCATTGCGGTGGCCGACCAGGTCAAGGCGCTGCTGCCGCAACTGACGGCCAGCCTGCCCGCCGCCGCGCAAGTGCGCATCCTGACGGACCGCACCGAGAGCATCCGCGCATCGGTGCGCGGCGTGCAATGGGAACTGGCGTTTGCCGTGGGGCTGGTGGTGCTGGTGACCTTCCTGTTCCTGCGCAACCTGCCCGCCACGCTGATCCCCAGCCTGGCCGTGCCGCTGTCCCTGATCGGCACCTTCGGGTTCATGTACCTGGCCGGCTTTTCCACCAACAACCTGACGCTGATGGCGCTGACCATTGGGGCGGGCTTCGTGGTGGACGACGCCATCGTCATGCTGGAGAACATTGCACGCTACCGCGAACAAGGCCATAGCCCGATGGCGGCCGCGCTCAAGGGCGCGGGGCAGATCGGCTTCACGCTGGTGTCGCTGACCCTGTCGCTGATTGCGGTGCTGATTCCGCTGCTGTTCATGGAAGACGTGGTGGGCCGGCTGTTCCGAGAGTTCGCCATTACGTTGGCCGTGGCCATCTTGATATCGCTGGCGGTTTCGCTGACGCTGACGCCGATGATGTGCGCGCGCTTGCTGCCGGCGCACGAGCCGTCGCGTCCCGGCCTGCTGGACCGCTTGCAGGTGCGCTACGCCGGCTGGCTGGACGTGACCCTGCGCCACCAGCGGCTGACGCTGCTGGCGATGCTGGCGACCGTGGTGCTGACCGGGCTGCTGTATCTGGCGGTGCCCAAGGGCTTCTTTCCGGCGCAGGACGGCGGCGTGCTGCAAGGCGTGACGCAGTCGGCGCAGAGTACGTCGTTTGACGCCATGTCGCGCCGCCAGCAGGCGGTGGCGGAAAGCCTGCTGGCCGATCCCGACGTCGCCACCCTGTCGTCCTTCATCGGCATCGACGGCATGAACGCCACGCTGAACACCGGGCGTCTGCTGATCAACCTGAAGCCCTGGAACGAACGCAGTGCGCCGCTGGCGGACATCATGGCTCGGCTGGATGCGCGGGCGCGCGAGGTGAACGGCATCTCGCTATTCCTGCAACCCGTGCAGGAACTGAATATCGAGGATCGCGTCAGCCGCGGCCAGTATCAATTCAGCCTGACCTCGCCCGACAGCGCGCTGCTGTCGCGCTGGACCACCGCGCTGATGCAGCGGCTGGCGCAGGCGCCCGAGCTTGCCGACGTGTCTTCCGATTTGCAGGGCGGCGGCCGCCAGGCCTATCTGGAAGTGTCGCGCGACGCCGCCGCGCGCCTGGGCGTCACGATGGACGACGTGGCGCAGGCGCTATACAACGCGTTCGGCCAACGTCAGGTCGCCACGTTGTTCACGCAATCCAACCAGTACCGCGTGGTGCTGGAAGTGGACCGCACGATGGCGACCAGCCCCGAGGCGCTGGAACGCATCCACCTGCAGACGGAAAACGGGCAGGCCATTCCGCTGTCCGCCCTGGCCACTATCAGCGAGCGCGCCGCGCCGCTGGCCGTGAATCACCTGTCGCAGTTCCCCGCGGTGAACCTGTCCTTCAACTTGCCGCCGGGCGGATCGCTGGGCGAAGCCATTGCTGCGATTGAAGCCGCCAAGCAGGAAATCGGCATGCCCGAAAGCGTCGAACTGCGCCTGCAAGGCGCGGCCTCGGCCTTCGAGGCGTCGCTGTCCAACACCTTGTGGCTGATGCTGGCCGCGGTGGTGACCATGTACCTGGTGCTGGGCATGCTGTACGAAAGCGCCATCCACCCGGTCACCATTCTGTCCACCCTGCCCTCGGCGACCGTCGGCGCGCTGCTGGCGCTGCTGATCACTGGCCGGCCGCTGGACCTGATCGCCGTCATCGGCATCATTCTGCTGATCGGGCTGGTCAAGAAGAACGGCATCATGATGGTCGACTTTGCGCTGGAGGCCGAGCGCACGCGCGGCCTGGACCCGCAGGCCGCCATCCGCGAGGCCGCGCTGCTGCGCCTGCGCCCCATCCTGATGACGACGCTGGCCGCGCTGTTTGGCGCGCTGCCGCTGATGCTGGCGACGGGTTCCGGCGCCGAGCTGCGCCAGCCGCTGGGGTGGGTCATGGTCGGCGGGCTGCTGGTCAGCCAGGTGCTGACGCTGTTCACCACGCCCGCCGTGTACCTGTTCTTTCACCGGCTGGGCCACCGCCGCGCTGACGCCGCGCCGGCAGCCAACGCCGAAGGCCCGGTGAAATGATCCGGGCGTTGCTGCATCGGCCGGTCGCCTGCATTTTTCTGGCGCTGGCGCTGACGCTGCTGGGCGCCGTGGCGTGGCGCCTGCTGCCGGTGGCGCCGCTGCCGCAGGTGGACTTTCCGACCATCGAAGTGCGCGCCGACCTGCCCGGCGCCAGCCCCGAAAGCATGGCCAGCACCGTCGCCGCGCCGCTGGAACGGGCGCTGGGCAGCATCGCGGGCGTCAGCTCGATGAGCTCGTCAAGCAACCAGGGCTCGACGCGCGTGCAGCTGCAATTCGACCTGGACCGCAACATCGACGAAGCCGCCCGCGACGTGCAGGCCGCCATCAATGCCGCGCGCGCCGAACTGCCGGCGGGCATGCCCGGCAATCCCAGCTATCGCAAGGTCAATCCGTCCCAGGCGCCCATCATGGCGTTGGCGCTCAGTTCCTCCACGCGTCCCGCCGGCCAGCTTTACGACCTGGGGTCCACCGTGCTGGCGCAGAAGATCTCGCAGATCAGCGGCGTCGGTGAAGTGACGATGGGCGGCAGCTCGCTGCCGGCCGTGCGCGTCCAGGTCAATCCGAATGCGCTGGCGCATTACGGCGTGGCGCTGGACGACGTGCGCGAGGCGATATCGAACGCCGCCCCCATGGGCCCGCAGGGCCAGCTTGATTCGGCCGGTCAGCGCTGGGAAGTCGGCACGCCCGAACAGCCACGCCATGCCCAGGACTACGACAGCCTTATCGTGCGCTACCAGGACGGCGCCGTGATCCGGCTGTCGCAGGTGGCGCGCGTCAGCGATTCGGTCGAAAACCGGTACAGCAGCGGCTTTCACAACCGCAATCCGGCGGTGGTGCTGACCATCAGCCGGCAGCCGGGCTCGAACATCATCGAGACCATCGACGCCATCAACCAGGCCCTGCCGGGCCTGCGCCAGCTGATGCCGGCCGACGTCGATCTGACCGTGGCGCTGGACCGCTCGCCGGGCATCAAGGCGACACTGCGCGAAGCGCACATCAC
The DNA window shown above is from Achromobacter spanius and carries:
- a CDS encoding multidrug efflux RND transporter permease subunit codes for the protein MSLSRPFILRPVATSFLMIALLLSGILAWRLLPVAALPQVDYPIIQVTTQYPGASPNVTARAVTAPLERRFGQIPGLKQMSSTSGSGISVITLQFALDVPLGVAEQEVQAAISASDSLLPNDLPTPPVYRKVNPADVPILTLAVTSDSLPLPKVYDLVDTRMTQRLSQLSGVGMVSLAGGQRPAVRVQVNPMALAARGLQLSDVQEAIAKANSNQPKGSFDGPVRSVIMDANDQLQSAEEYRDLIVAWKNGAPVRLGQIATVEDGAEDRYLAAWVDKQPAVLVNIQRQPGANVIAVADQVKALLPQLTASLPAAAQVRILTDRTESIRASVRGVQWELAFAVGLVVLVTFLFLRNLPATLIPSLAVPLSLIGTFGFMYLAGFSTNNLTLMALTIGAGFVVDDAIVMLENIARYREQGHSPMAAALKGAGQIGFTLVSLTLSLIAVLIPLLFMEDVVGRLFREFAITLAVAILISLAVSLTLTPMMCARLLPAHEPSRPGLLDRLQVRYAGWLDVTLRHQRLTLLAMLATVVLTGLLYLAVPKGFFPAQDGGVLQGVTQSAQSTSFDAMSRRQQAVAESLLADPDVATLSSFIGIDGMNATLNTGRLLINLKPWNERSAPLADIMARLDARAREVNGISLFLQPVQELNIEDRVSRGQYQFSLTSPDSALLSRWTTALMQRLAQAPELADVSSDLQGGGRQAYLEVSRDAAARLGVTMDDVAQALYNAFGQRQVATLFTQSNQYRVVLEVDRTMATSPEALERIHLQTENGQAIPLSALATISERAAPLAVNHLSQFPAVNLSFNLPPGGSLGEAIAAIEAAKQEIGMPESVELRLQGAASAFEASLSNTLWLMLAAVVTMYLVLGMLYESAIHPVTILSTLPSATVGALLALLITGRPLDLIAVIGIILLIGLVKKNGIMMVDFALEAERTRGLDPQAAIREAALLRLRPILMTTLAALFGALPLMLATGSGAELRQPLGWVMVGGLLVSQVLTLFTTPAVYLFFHRLGHRRADAAPAANAEGPVK